One genomic segment of Ipomoea triloba cultivar NCNSP0323 chromosome 9, ASM357664v1 includes these proteins:
- the LOC116029514 gene encoding uncharacterized protein LOC116029514 — MSSSSEGSKGRGMGFLFVFFPEDETAGGGGAPIIRKRAVNALLRRSNSTHLLSTAQSTISICALLIFITLLLFTLSTFEPTAASSHFHPRRQLSTSSSRKVSSSFWRSGSLELWKNLAFQHALQGMGTLYRRGTRAMNDLVVAHAVESLTVHELRLFLRLLFRSGLCSKSDLLLIFPAKSAAFDRAVVEESESFLKLVHGAGDRNSTSFDSAQFKISVKKERESGEPIWGRKRKGNSSEELEGDDSESTRLSYGSVVSFDVDELDPENSLAGFLHQVPMSLRRWACYPMLLGRLRRNFKHFILVDAKELLLLGDPLSRLRSRSPESVHLSTLTTPAPPNHGRKTQPSHQKPVSPAIVMGGSRGVRRLSNAVLTEIVRAAMQHKKKNSINESGLLNQLVGNEFVLKNINLIVSAESIPELSSLTGLNSRTGSSSSTSNLSLVRRGSSNGDVSSSILKYLCSFSLDSAVYSDC; from the coding sequence ATGAGTAGTAGCAGTGAAGGTAGTAAAGGCAGGGGAATGGGATTCCTGTTTGTGTTCTTCCCGGAAGATGAAaccgccggcggcggcggcgccccCATTATAAGGAAGAGAGCCGTTAATGCTCTGCTCCGTCGCTCCAATTCCACCCACCTTCTCTCCACCGCCCAATCCACCATTTCTATCTGCGCCCTTCTCATCTTCATCACTCTCCTCCTTTTTACTCTCTCCACCTTTGAACCCACCGCCGCTTCTTCCCACTTCCACCCCAGAAGACAGCTCTCTACTTCTTCTTCCAGAAAGGTTTCTTCGTCTTTCTGGCGTTCTGGGTCGCTGGAGCTATGGAAAAATTTGGCTTTCCAGCACGCATTGCAGGGAATGGGCACTCTGTACCGGAGAGGTACCAGGGCGATGAATGACCTTGTTGTAGCTCATGCAGTTGAGTCACTCACTGTGCATGAACTCAGGCTGTTCTTGCGGCTTTTGTTCCGGTCTGGGTTGTGCTCAAAATCGGATCTTTTGCTCATTTTTCCGGCGAAGTCGGCGGCTTTCGACAGGGCGGTTGTGGAAGAGAGCGAGTCGTTCTTGAAACTCGTTCACGGCGCCGGGGATAGAAACTCCACGAGTTTCGACTCGGCCCAGTTCAAGATTTCGGTCAAGAAGGAGAGGGAAAGCGGGGAGCCAATCTGGGGACGGAAAAGAAAAGGCAATTCCAGCGAGGAATTGGAAGGTGACGATTCCGAGTCGACTCGGTTGTCGTACGGCTCGGTGGTGAGTTTCGACGTTGACGAGCTCGACCCGGAGAATTCCTTGGCCGGGTTTCTCCACCAAGTCCCAATGAGTCTAAGGAGATGGGCTTGCTACCCTATGCTACTCGGCCGACTCAGAAGAAATTTCAAGCACTTCATCTTAGTGGACGCAAAAGAGCTTCTCCTTCTGGGCGACCCACTGAGTCGACTCAGGAGCCGGAGCCCCGAGTCAGTCCACTTATCAACCCTCACCACGCCGGCGCCGCCCAATCACGGCCGGAAAACCCAGCCCTCCCACCAGAAACCCGTCAGCCCGGCAATCGTAATGGGCGGATCAAGAGGGGTCCGGAGATTATCAAACGCGGTGCTAACGGAGATCGTCCGGGCGGCAATGCAACACAAGAAGAAGAACTCGATCAACGAGTCGGGTCTCCTAAACCAACTCGTCGGCAACGAGTTCGTACTGAAGAACATAAATTTGATCGTGTCGGCCGAGTCGATACCGGAACTGAGTTCACTCACTGGGTTGAATTCAAGAACAGGTTCTTCCTCATCCACATCAAATTTATCATTGGTTAGGCGTGGCAGTAGTAATGGTGATGTGAGTTcttcaattttgaaatatttatgttcattttcttTAGATTCTGCTGTTTATAGTGACTGTTAG